The sequence GTCTGCATATTGAATGGCCAAATTAATATCGTGCAGCACCAGCAGAATGGCAACATTTTGTTGCGCGAAGGTTTTTATTTCGCTCATGAGTTGTTGCTGGTGACCAATATCAATATGTGCGGTGGGTTCATCTAATAGCAGTAAGCGCCTTTCGGAGGTGTCGGTTTGCCACAGTTGCGCGAGTACACGAGCAAGTTGAACGCGTTGCTTTTCGCCTCCCGATAATTGCGGGTATAAACGTTCTCTTAAGTGGGTGATATCCAACGCTTTCATGGCGTCACGCACAATGGCAGTATCGCTGTTTAGCCCTGTAGCATGAGGAATACGCCCAAGGGCCACCACCTCGGTTACTGAAAAGGGAAAATTGAGTTCACTGTGTTGAGGGAGTACGGCAATTTTTTTGGCGCGTTCATTCGGTGGCAGTGCGCGTAACGGGGCGCCGTGAAATAAAATATCGCCCTGATGAGTGTGTAAATCACCGCTAATAGTTTTGAGCAGTGTCGATTTCCCTGCACCGTTTGGGCCAACGATAGCGACCACTTCGTTGTGTTCGAGTTGTAAGCAGGCCTCGCGTAACAAAGAGAAAGTGCCAATTTGAACCGACACATTATGTAATTCTAAAACCTTCATCTATCGCCACCCGCGCTGTTTGCGTTGTATTAACATCGCAATAAAAACGGGTGCACCAATAAACGCGGTTACTAGCCCTACGGGTAGTTCTGCTGGCGCAATAGCCGTACGCGCAATGACATCGGCGATTAACAATGTTAGGGCGCCGATACAAGCGGTCATGGGGATCATAGTGGTATGGTTGGGCCCAAGGCTCATGCGCACAATATGGGGCACCACCAATCCCACAAACGCAATAGTTCCGGCAATGGCAACAGAGATACCAACGCCCGCCGCCACACACAGAATAATAATTTTTTTCACACGATTCACAGAAATACCCAAATGTCGCGCTTCGGATTCGCCCAGTAAAAGTGCGTTAAGTGCTGTTGCTTGTCGGTTAAGCACAATAAAAATAACGATGCCCACACTTCCCACTAACGCTACTTTTTGGCCGTCGGCCATTTCTAAACCGCCCATCCGCCATAAAGTAATTTGACGTAGCATTTCATTGTCGGCGAAATATTCCAGCAGGCTGGTAAGGCTGCCGGCGAGAAAGGTAAACGCAATGCCCGCGAGTAACATTGTTGATACGCTTGTGCCTAAGGCGTCGGTTGAAATTCTGTACACTAAACTGACTACAATAATACTGCCCGCAAAAGCGCCCAGCGATACCAGTGATAAACCGCTAAGATTCCATTGGTTTTGATTCAGCAGCACAATCACAATGCTGGCGCCGGCAGCGGCGCCTGCACTCACGCCGATAAGGGATGGATCTGCAAGGGGATTGCGAAATAAACCTTGGGTGACGGTGCCACTAACAGCCAAAATTGCACCAATACTGCCGGCAAGGAGTGCGCGCGGTAGGCGTAACTTTTCGATAATAGTCGTGGTGTAGATATCGCCGTTACCGTGTAGCCACTGCCATAATTGTTCACTGGAGAGTGAGACGGCACCAAACAAACAGCTTACCGCAGTACCGAGCAGTACGAGCACCACGCTTGTTCCAATAATTGTTGGCCAGAGGCGCCTAAGTTGGTCGGGTTTTAGGAGCATGGGTGTGCGGTTTCGTCTGGGTGACTGATGTTTGTCTCAAGTTCCGGAAATATCGCCTGTAGATCTAAATGTTTTTCGAGTACGTCGGCTAATCGATTTAATTGTTGATCTAATAATTGCTCGGTGTCTATTGCGCCACGGTTATTGTTTGGGGTTAATCCCGCCCAGTGTAAAAGGTTGTCGCATGTGGCGGGAGTGCCAAACAACCCATGGATATAGCAGCCAAATACTTGGTTGTCGTCACTAATGCAGCCATCGTATCGATTATCAAAAAGGGTAACAGGGGGTGTACCGAGTGGGGTTAACCGTGTTGTTTCCCCTTGATGAATTTCATACCCGTTGAAGGCCGTTGTGCGGTTATCGAGTTGCAATGTGCCGTGTGTATTGTGTAATTGTTTTTGATTTTTTAGCGTTGTTTTTAACGGTAAAAGGCAAAACCCTTTCGTTTCGCCCGGTGCGCCTTCTTGCCCATCTGGGTCGTTTACTGTTTCACCGAGCATTTGGTACCCGCCGCAAATTCCCATGAGTTTTCCGCCGTAGCGTAAGTGTTTTTGTAGCGTTTCGGCCCAGCCGTTTTTTTGTAACGCAGCTAAATCATCGCGTACGTTTTTACTGCCAGGCAATATAATTAAATCGGCAGGGGGAGGCGGTTGACGAATATCGCAAAACTTTAAGTTGACGTTGGGGTGATGGCGAAGTGCGTCGAAATCAGTATGGTTGCTGATGCGCGGCAGCACAGGCACTACTATATTAAATGCGCCTTCCTGTGGGGGGCTTTGCTCGGTATTAATGCCATCTTCCGCTTCAATGTGGAAATCGTGTAAATAGGGCAGAACACCGAATACCGGTTTTCCTGTTTTTTCTTCTAGCCAATCGAGACCGGATTGCAATAATGCTATATCGCCGCGAAAACGATTAATGACAAAACCTTTAATACGGTCGCGCTCGCTGCCGGAGAGTAACTCAAGTGTGCCAATAATATGGGCAAAAACACCACCGGGATTAATGTCGGCAATAAGAATAACAGGGCAATCAGCCGCTTCGGCGAAGCCCATGTTAGCAATATCACCTTTGCGAAGATTAATTTCGGCAGGGCTGCCGGCGCCTTCGACTACAACGGTGTCGTAACGGGTGTGCAAACGCTGAAACGATTCCAATACATAGCGTAAGGCTTCGGGTTTATAGCGGTGAAAGTTTTGCGCGGTCATGTTGGTATTCACATGGCCTTGAATAATAATTTGGGCGCCCGTATCACTGCTGGGTTTTATGAGTACGGGGTTCATATCGGTATGAGGCGGTAATTGGCAGGCCACGGCTTGAACGGCTTGGGCCCGCCCAATTTCGCCACCGTCGACGGTGACAGCGCTATTTAACGCCATGTTTTGAGGCTTGAACGGTGCGACACGAACACCCTTGCGAACCAGTACGCGGCATAAACCCGCGACCAATGTGCTCTTGCCGGCATCGGACGTAGTGCCTTGTACCATCAAACATTTTGTCATTGTAGTAATGCGACTGTTGGGCGGGTTAAAAGTCAACGCCTTTGCGGGCTTTTATGCCAGCGCGGAAGGCATGTTTGATATCTTTAACTTCTGACACCGTATCGACAAGGTCGCGTAAACCGCTACCGCCACCACGGCCGGTTACAACCAGGCTTTGTTCGTAGGGGCGATTTTTAATGGCGGTTAGAATTTTTTCTTCGTCTAAATATTTGTAGCCGATCATATAGGTGATTTCGTCGAGCACCACTAAATCGAGACTGTCATCGGCCAACATGCGGGCCGCTTCTGTCCACGTGGCTTCCGCAGCGGCTATATCGCCACTACGGTCTTGAGTGTCCCATGTAAAGCCGGTTCCCATTTGATAAAAATCGACTTCCGGGCAGGTATCGCGTAAATAAATTTCTTCACCGGAAAGTTGAACACCTTTAATAAATTGCACAACACCAATTTTTTGACCGTAGCCGAGCGCACGCATAACCATACCAAAGGCAGAGCTGGATTTACCTTTGCCGTCGCCGGTGAGTAAAACAGCAACGCCTTTTTCGGTATCGGCGCGTTCAATATTGGCATCTACCTTTGTTTTTTGTTTTTCCATGGCCGTTTTGTGGCGGGAATTCTTGTCTGTTTTATCGGTCATGTGTTCTGCTCATTTGTGGTGTCGTGTTTTATGACGATAAGGTTGGAAATAGGGCGCGCGATAAAAGCCGCGCGCCCAGCACGATTTAAAACTGGAATTTAGCCCCAGCATAAAGAGAGCGTTCGGCAGTATTGTACCCCGTCACTTCTTGATAATCTTGGTCTAGTAAGTTTTCAATGCGCGCATTGAAGACCCATTGATGCCAGCGCCAATTAGCGCTGAGATTGAAGACACTGTAGTCGTCCATTGCAACGTCATTAATATCCTCCACATCTGTTACATAGCGCATATTCGCAAGCAGGTTGAGATTGTTATCCATTAGGCTGGCGTTAACACTAACATTGTAGGTGTATTGTGGTCGGCGAACACGGGGTGCGTCATCTCGTGTTTCGGTTTTGTTGTAGGTAGCGTTTGCAATAAGAGCGTAACGGCTGCTCATCGTATACTCGCCAGCAAGTTCAATGCCTTTTGAACTGCTCTCACCGTCGGCTTGAAAGTAGCCTGACCAGTCAATGGGGTCGAAATAAATTTCGTTATCGACCGTTTGATAGAATAGTGTGGTTTCAACGGAGTAGGAGGTGTCGCCTTTAAGTTGGTGATAGTACTCTATGCCGGCATCGATACCCGCACTTTTTTCTTCCTTTAACGCTACGTCTGCCGCAGCGCCAAATGCCCAAGGGCCTTTATTGTAAGCGATTTCTTGCAAGGAAGGAGCGCGAAACCCTGTACCAGCGCTGGCGCGTGTTTTAAGTGTTTCACTGTCGCTGATAATTGGTAACCACGCCGCTGTTACACGAACGCTATTGTGCGTGCCAAAATCATCGTTGTTATCGTTTCGAAGGCCGCCGGTAAAATATAGCGTATCGTCAATGTTGGCTTGGAGTTCGGCAAATAAGCCTGTTTGGTTACGGGTAATTGTGTCGATTTCTTCGTCTATGTCGAAAAATACATCTAAGAGATTAGGTATATGGGTAAACGTGTTAGCGTCCTCGCCTACTTTTTCGGTTTTGTAATCAGCACCAAATACCGTTGTGAAGAATGGACTTAACTCAACACTACCTAAATATTCTGATTTTTCTAAGACACCACTAATGCTATAGGAAGAGAGGTTATCGGTGAAAAACTCACGTTCTATGGCAGTAGAGCCAAACGCTAGGGCATGCTGGGCATTACCGTGTTGCCATTCGAAGGATAAGCGACCCGTCTGTTGTTCGGAGCTCGTGACACAATCTTCTGCGGCGGAACCACAGTTGTCGTATTCGCTCAGGGCTTCTAAGTCTCGAAAGACAAGCTGGGTACGCAGTGTGTCGTTAATATTCCAGCCGAATTTTGTGTGTACGGTTGTATTGTCGTAACCGTCGGCTTCGTTGTTGGTGTCGTCGGTGCGGGCATTAAATCCTTCGCTGGAAAGATCGGCAACGGAGATTAATATATCGCCTTGCTCGCCGCCGAAACCAAGATGTCCTGTGAGCTTACGTGTATCAAATGCACCCGCTTGCGCCGCTACGTGGCCATTAAAACCCTCTTCGCTTGTCGTGGTAAAAATATTCACTACACCACCTGCATCGGCGCCGTATATAAAGCCTTGAGGCCCGCGTAAGATCTCGACGCGTTCGATTTCGTCACCGGTTTGTAAGTGCTGAACTTCGGTACCAACTTGCGTGCCGGTAGGGTCTGACATTTCCACGCCATCGATCATGATTAAGGTACGGTAACCTTCTTCGCCGCGAATGCGCAAAGATGACTGTTTGCCCATACCGCCGGAGTTGGTAACGGACACGCCAATCTGGTTACGCATTATATCCATTAAGGCTGTAGAGCCTTGCAATGCGATTTGCTCGGCGGTAATAACAGAAACCGATGCGCCTACTTCACGCAAGGGCGTTTGGTTGCCAGAGGCAGTGACGACAATTTCTTCGAGTTTTTCTTGTGCGACAGCCGAGAGAGATAAACCGAGCGTAAGCCCAGATAATAGTGATAATTGAAAAAGGTGTTTCATTAAAGTCCCCATTAATACGTCTAATGAGGGAGGTATACCGGGGATGAACGTTAACCGATGCCGTGCGAGCGTGCGCAGATTAAGACCATTCCTGGATGGTAGCCCTCCGCTCCATCTATGAATTGCGGCGTGTTAACGTATTCGCTAAACGCCAATATCTCAGGCTGGTATCGGGCTTGTGCTTTTGCGATTGAAAGCACTTACCGTTGCGGGGGCAGCGTTGGATTCTCACCAACTTCCCATTTCGCTCTGCCGTTTTACGTGCGCAGAGGACCGGAAACGGGGCGACTTTAGGCGCGTAGGTTGTCTTTGTCAACTTATTCCCATAGCCTCAAATGGGGTTCTCTTGAAGATAAAGGCGGCCTAATTAAACATTGGGTGTTAGCAGAAGGCGTCATCTTGGGGCGGCCGTGTATCATTTTAGGTCTCGCGAAGGGCTGGGCACGCTGGCAATTGCCTGCGTGATTGACGGGGATGCAGCAATGTGCGCCTAGAATGGGCGTGTCAGGTCAAAAAGTTGAGAATAACGGGTGATGGTATGAGGTTTGCTATATTCACTCGGATAAGTGCATTTTTAACTGTAATAACCGTATTGAGAGAGACAACATGAGTGAACGTGCGTCTACCGCTTATCATGAGGGTGGAGAGGTCGTGTTAAAAAAGGCGCCGGCAAGTGAGCTGGACGACGCTGGTTATCAAATGTTTTGTGATGCTTACCGTCAACGTGAAGATGTGCTGACGCTGGTGAAGCAAATTAATCAGTTGATTAAGGTGGTGCAAAAGCATCGAGGCGTCAGCATGGGGTTACTGGCGGGCGATAGTGGTTTTTTAGAAAATTTTGAATCGCTTCAAACTCAACTGGAAAAACGCCTAGCGACATTGGAATGTTTTGCCCGTACTACGGGCGGGCTGTTAACCGATAGAGAGAAAGATAATTTACATCTCGCGTGGCTCACCATACGGCAAGATTGGCAAAACGATAACCTCAGCGACAACTTTGAATTACACACACACCTTATCGAGCAGCTGCAAAGTATGCTGGCTTCTCTTGCTCGGCAATTGGGGAAACCGTTGGCGCCGGATTTGGAAGATGCAGAGCCGGAAG is a genomic window of Teredinibacter purpureus containing:
- a CDS encoding heme ABC transporter ATP-binding protein, which encodes MKVLELHNVSVQIGTFSLLREACLQLEHNEVVAIVGPNGAGKSTLLKTISGDLHTHQGDILFHGAPLRALPPNERAKKIAVLPQHSELNFPFSVTEVVALGRIPHATGLNSDTAIVRDAMKALDITHLRERLYPQLSGGEKQRVQLARVLAQLWQTDTSERRLLLLDEPTAHIDIGHQQQLMSEIKTFAQQNVAILLVLHDINLAIQYADRLIAMHSGNIIASGRPENIITQPLIDQLFGNRVKVLTHPNDHKPIVLPGLL
- a CDS encoding FecCD family ABC transporter permease gives rise to the protein MLLKPDQLRRLWPTIIGTSVVLVLLGTAVSCLFGAVSLSSEQLWQWLHGNGDIYTTTIIEKLRLPRALLAGSIGAILAVSGTVTQGLFRNPLADPSLIGVSAGAAAGASIVIVLLNQNQWNLSGLSLVSLGAFAGSIIVVSLVYRISTDALGTSVSTMLLAGIAFTFLAGSLTSLLEYFADNEMLRQITLWRMGGLEMADGQKVALVGSVGIVIFIVLNRQATALNALLLGESEARHLGISVNRVKKIIILCVAAGVGISVAIAGTIAFVGLVVPHIVRMSLGPNHTTMIPMTACIGALTLLIADVIARTAIAPAELPVGLVTAFIGAPVFIAMLIQRKQRGWR
- a CDS encoding cobyric acid synthase translates to MTKCLMVQGTTSDAGKSTLVAGLCRVLVRKGVRVAPFKPQNMALNSAVTVDGGEIGRAQAVQAVACQLPPHTDMNPVLIKPSSDTGAQIIIQGHVNTNMTAQNFHRYKPEALRYVLESFQRLHTRYDTVVVEGAGSPAEINLRKGDIANMGFAEAADCPVILIADINPGGVFAHIIGTLELLSGSERDRIKGFVINRFRGDIALLQSGLDWLEEKTGKPVFGVLPYLHDFHIEAEDGINTEQSPPQEGAFNIVVPVLPRISNHTDFDALRHHPNVNLKFCDIRQPPPPADLIILPGSKNVRDDLAALQKNGWAETLQKHLRYGGKLMGICGGYQMLGETVNDPDGQEGAPGETKGFCLLPLKTTLKNQKQLHNTHGTLQLDNRTTAFNGYEIHQGETTRLTPLGTPPVTLFDNRYDGCISDDNQVFGCYIHGLFGTPATCDNLLHWAGLTPNNNRGAIDTEQLLDQQLNRLADVLEKHLDLQAIFPELETNISHPDETAHPCS
- the cobO gene encoding cob(I)yrinic acid a,c-diamide adenosyltransferase, with translation MTDKTDKNSRHKTAMEKQKTKVDANIERADTEKGVAVLLTGDGKGKSSSAFGMVMRALGYGQKIGVVQFIKGVQLSGEEIYLRDTCPEVDFYQMGTGFTWDTQDRSGDIAAAEATWTEAARMLADDSLDLVVLDEITYMIGYKYLDEEKILTAIKNRPYEQSLVVTGRGGGSGLRDLVDTVSEVKDIKHAFRAGIKARKGVDF
- a CDS encoding TonB-dependent receptor plug domain-containing protein; translation: MKHLFQLSLLSGLTLGLSLSAVAQEKLEEIVVTASGNQTPLREVGASVSVITAEQIALQGSTALMDIMRNQIGVSVTNSGGMGKQSSLRIRGEEGYRTLIMIDGVEMSDPTGTQVGTEVQHLQTGDEIERVEILRGPQGFIYGADAGGVVNIFTTTSEEGFNGHVAAQAGAFDTRKLTGHLGFGGEQGDILISVADLSSEGFNARTDDTNNEADGYDNTTVHTKFGWNINDTLRTQLVFRDLEALSEYDNCGSAAEDCVTSSEQQTGRLSFEWQHGNAQHALAFGSTAIEREFFTDNLSSYSISGVLEKSEYLGSVELSPFFTTVFGADYKTEKVGEDANTFTHIPNLLDVFFDIDEEIDTITRNQTGLFAELQANIDDTLYFTGGLRNDNNDDFGTHNSVRVTAAWLPIISDSETLKTRASAGTGFRAPSLQEIAYNKGPWAFGAAADVALKEEKSAGIDAGIEYYHQLKGDTSYSVETTLFYQTVDNEIYFDPIDWSGYFQADGESSSKGIELAGEYTMSSRYALIANATYNKTETRDDAPRVRRPQYTYNVSVNASLMDNNLNLLANMRYVTDVEDINDVAMDDYSVFNLSANWRWHQWVFNARIENLLDQDYQEVTGYNTAERSLYAGAKFQF